The sequence TTGCAGAATGTACCTGTTATAGACGAAATTAGTGAGTAAAGAACGTACAGACACTGCCAATTCATTTCCATTACTAACATTTTGTGCtaatattttgtggtttgttcacTCATATCAACAATTAccataatttacagacaaattacTATCATTTACTGTATTTTCAATAAAACAAGAAATTATACATATTATTTAAATTGCGTGCAGTTATTTTACATACCGTAGAGCGTACTTCTTCAAGCattcaaaaacgaatttttaaaaaatgacgtCTTACACCGAAACAAATTAAGAGGTTTTCACTTGCGCTGGAATTTGCGGCAAACCGAACTCATCCACTAGGATACCATCTTTGTTTGTAACGCTATCCGCCCCTGGTTCCTTATCCGGTGCAGCTGGAGCTTTTACCACGTCGTCTAGATAGCTGGTGTCATCGTCCAGCGCAATTTCGTCGCCCAATGCATCCAATTCTGCCTGCAGTTCATCGTCATCAATCTCAGGCATTCCGTAGGCACGCCCCATCGCTTCTTGAACTTCATCTGCCTGCTCTAGCATATCGGCCATATCATCCTGTATATCTTCGATTTCTTCAATGTTAATCTTTTTGAACTCTTTCTTCATTGATTTCATGCCATCCTTCATAGCGGCAACTGTATGGTGTGTGTCTTTGAGTGTTTGAGCTGCAAAATTGGCCTGTTCcatgttgaacgattgatttcgAAGATTCTCTACCTGATTTTCATATCTGAAATCAtgttaaaaatgtgaaatttcGGTCAAAATAAATAACAACATAAAATTACTGCTTGCGTTGCTTCAGTACACGCATCGCCTTTTGTTTAACGGCATTTTTGGCAGGACCTTCACGCATTTTCGCCATTTGATCCTTGTACTTCCGCAGCTCGACATCGAGAGTTTTAATTTTCTGATCAATTGTATCTGCCCTTGCATCGACCTGTTCGTAAATATCGAATAATTTATCAAAGTTACCAACTTCGAACACATATTTCGAGTATTTTCCAACCACACAATAAATTAGTCAGATGAGTCATGGtgtgaaaaaatgcaaaatcgATCCACCTTCAGCAGGAATGATTATCTAGAAAACTTACTCCTTGAATACAATCGTTTATGCTTGGCCCTGGTTCCTTGGGTTTTGATTTTCCGAAAAGTCGgttcattttttgtaaaaaatcacAATTTAGCGAGCGCACAAGAAAtttatcgaaaattttgtttactCTAGTCGTACTGCAGAAACAAAACAAAGTGTTCTGAAATTACTGTCAAAATACATGATGTCTGAATCAGACGATGATACGAGTTGTGTAAAGTTTTCACATGTAGATGTCGCTTTCCATTGAGCATAAATTAAGTAAATCATATTTGATGTACGATCATAGGATCCAGTGATTTAGGACGGAATATGTTATTATAATAACAGGTATCCAAACTATCGTAATCATCATCGGACTCGGTTCCCATTTCATTTTCGAGGATCGAATTTCATCGAAACATTTATAAAATTCTATCCTCGgacattagtattgtgagcgtatcaaataacctaacagtagctttaaaactAGTCTAAATCTTTCGAAATTGATTCGTCACTTATATTattctatctccggaaccgtaagtgacagccattcgaTTTTAGAACTTGATCAAAAGTCCGAttagcacattgtcgcaaagctgatttaccggtagcgacacctaccgatgcaaaatggaaccaagaaaaggaggattctttcggaaattttcatatcggcaatagtgatttgcaacatttttatcgtttattcaatagtacaaatagatatcagcaataaaagtacactcggagtagaagaaatttactttcaaagtgattactactccgtttgttagtgtaaactacgattaaacatggaaaatcttcagaaatgtgtgaaattgggtgaggttagcacagactaacagacatgacagtatgagtaaattcttataaaaatcatttttcgtgatgcactagttccacctatattgtactgcgcgaactatttactatctgtacaccccttgtgttatgtaaaagtttttttactagttggtttcccctcgt comes from Malaya genurostris strain Urasoe2022 chromosome 3, Malgen_1.1, whole genome shotgun sequence and encodes:
- the LOC131435577 gene encoding charged multivesicular body protein 5, which translates into the protein MNRLFGKSKPKEPGPSINDCIQGVDARADTIDQKIKTLDVELRKYKDQMAKMREGPAKNAVKQKAMRVLKQRKQYENQVENLRNQSFNMEQANFAAQTLKDTHHTVAAMKDGMKSMKKEFKKINIEEIEDIQDDMADMLEQADEVQEAMGRAYGMPEIDDDELQAELDALGDEIALDDDTSYLDDVVKAPAAPDKEPGADSVTNKDGILVDEFGLPQIPAQVKTS